In one Zalophus californianus isolate mZalCal1 chromosome 10, mZalCal1.pri.v2, whole genome shotgun sequence genomic region, the following are encoded:
- the RSL1D1 gene encoding ribosomal L1 domain-containing protein 1 gives MEGSASKPLSPSAAASASAPATPASVEQLDKGQIRKAVEALLAHSKSRKNANGLLLNENENFFLMVVLWKIPSKELRVRLSLPHGIRSDLTDICLLTKDEPNLTPEKTERFYKKLLNKHGIKTISQIIPLRTLKKEYKAYEAKLRLLGSFDIFLTDARIRRLLPSHLGRHFYHRKKVPVPVNLLAKNLSREINECIGGTVLNISKSGSCSTIRVGHTGMEVEHVIDNIIAVTKGLSQKLPEKWESVKLLYVKTERSASLPIFSSFVSCQDEAKGLCTPSQKKKEAKKKQKQKEYREKQKEKKKNKRLMKQAQKAPSAPEKEDVGPKTGGTAAPNPTPRKEEPGALEKKEGSRVKARSKVQEESEDEIPLLVPIGKTPAKGNTEVQKHAAGKKSPKKSPAPSTPRGKKRKAFPSLETPKAAEPKTPSNGLGKKPRIKEEAEKEKNSSLGKKDPRQMTKKPGAKFFTTASKSAKKAPRTPKQWLKKPKVPQST, from the exons ATGGAGGGTTCGGCTTCCAAGCCACTCTCGCCCTCGGCCGCAGCCTCGGCCTCCGCTCCAGCGACCCCGGCCTCCGTGGAGCAGCTGGATAAAGGACAG ATTAGAAAGGCGGTGGAAGCTCTCTTGGCACATTCCAAGTCCAGGAAAAACGCCAATGGATTGCTtttgaatgagaatgaaaatttctttttaatggtgGTATTGTGGAAGATTCCAAGTAAAGAACTGAGGGTCAGATT GTCCTTGCCTCATGGTATTCGATCAGATTTAACAGATATTTGTTTACTTACCAAGGATGAACCCAATTTAACTCCTGAAAAGACAGAACGGTTTTACAAGAAGCTTTTGAACAAGCATGGAATTAAAACCATATCTCAG ATTATCCCCCTCCGAACTTTAAAAAAGGAGTATAAAGCCTATGAAGCCAAGCTCCGCCTCCTGGGCAGTTTTGACATCTTTCTCACTGATGCAAGAATCAGGCGGCTCTTGCCATCCCACCTAGGGAGACATTTCTATCACAGAAAGAA AGTTCCGGTGCCTGTGAACCTTCTAGCCAAGAATTTATCCAGGGAGATCAATGAATGCATAGGTGGAACGGTCTTAAACATCTCTAAAAGTGGTTCCTGCAG TACTATCCGCGTTGGCCACACTGGAATGGAGGTTGAACACGTCATTGATAACATCATCGCCGTCACGAAGGGGCTCTCCCAAAAGTTGCCAGAG AAGTGGGAGAGCGTGAAACTCCTGTATGTGAAAACCGAGAGGTCCGCTTCCCTGCCCATCTTTTCCTCGTTTGTCAGCTGTCAGGATGAAGCCAAGGGATTATGCACCCCCAGTCAGAAGAAAAAG gaagcaaagaaaaaacaaaaacaaaaagagtatcgtgaaaaacaaaaagagaagaagaaaaacaaaaggcttaTGAAACAGGCTCAAAAAGCTCCGTCGGCCCCGGAGAAGGAGGACGTGGGCCCCAAAACTGGTGGTACCGCGGCACCCAACCCTACCCCCAGGAAGGAGGAGCCAGGAGCGCTCGAGAAGAAAGAGGGCAGTAGAGTGAAAGCTCGGTCTAAAGTGCAGGAGGAATCCGAAGACGAGATCCCTCTGCTGGTGCCTATAGGGAAGACGCCAGCGAAAGGAAACACAGAg GTGCAAAAACACGCCGCAGGAAAGAAGTCTCCAAAAAAGAGTCCTGCTCCCAGCACACCCcgtgggaagaagagaaaggccTTTCCGAGTTTGGAGACCCCGAAGGCTGCAGAGCCCAAGACCCCAAGCAATGGCCTGGGGAAGAAGCCAAGAATcaaagaagaggcagagaaagaaaaaaactcttcACTGGGGAAAAAAGACCCAAGACAGATGACCAAAAAGCCAGGGGCCAAGTTCTTCACTACCGCTAGTAAATCTGCGAAAAAAGCTCCCCGCACCCCCAAACAGTGGCTCAAAAAGCCCAAAGTACCCCAGTCGACCTAA